The Capsicum annuum cultivar UCD-10X-F1 chromosome 3, UCD10Xv1.1, whole genome shotgun sequence genomic sequence NNNNNNNNNNNNNNNNNNNNNNNNNNNNNNNNNNNNNNNNNNNNNNNNNNNNNNNNNNNNNNNNNNNNNNNNNNNNNNNNNNNNNNNNNNNNNNNNNNNNNNNNNNNNNNNNNNNNNNNNNNNNNNNNNNNNNNNNNNNNNNNNNNNNNNNNNNNNNNNNNNNNNNNNNNNNNNNNNNNNNNNNNNNNNNNNNNNNNNNNNNNNNNNNNNNNNNNNNNNNNNNNNNNNNNNNNNNNNNNNNNNNNNNNNNNNNNNNNNNNNNNNNNNNNNNNNNNNNNNNNNNNNNNNNNNNNNNNNNNNNNNNNNNNNNNNNNNNNNNNNNNNNNNNNNNNNNNNNNNNNNNNNNNNNNNNNNNNNNNNNNNNNNNNNNNNNNNNNNNNNNNNNNNNNNNNNNNNNNNNNNNNNNNNNNNNNNNNNNNNNNNNNNNNNNNNNNNNNNNNNNNNNNNNNNNNNNNNNNNNNNNNNNNNNNNNNNNNNNNNNNNNNNNNNNNNNNNNNNNNNNNNNNNNNNNNNNNNNNNNAAACAAGACACccataaattaatattaaaaaactaTCTATCCGAACTCACCGATGATACCAAAACACCACAAAACAAGAAAACTACAAGACGTAACATTATGACGATAGGCACAACCACACAAAACACTCATTTCTATTCGTAAAGATGCACTCTTATCCACTAACTCTCTATGCTAATCCGTGTCTTCCACACTTTCCAAAGCTGCAACTGcttcatgtcatgcctaatcaccctcttcaatatttctttggcctacctctacctcgTATGAAACCATCCATAATCAGTTTTTCACATCTTCATATCGATGAATTCGAGCACCTCCTCATCATAGCCagttcgtcgaaaaattatattattgttatatggttaaaaatatttttatgtatatatagtaaatgttGAATCCCCTTCGACTAatccgtatatttacttctgaaccctcAATGATCACAACCTCTCATCACCTcctcaattattatattattaattatcgCTAATATCCTCTTCTCTATTTGCTTTTAGCATATACTTTTCGctgctttatttttctttgatattttattttactatgtTTTACTTGAGTCGAATATCTATGCAGTGATGTATGTGAAATGGCATAACTCGAAAGGAATATGTGTGGGTTGAGTCTTAGGTCCATCAAAGCAAATATAGTCCTAGCCCACATACAAGATCCCAAGGCCCGCGGCTGTTTTTTTCGAACAGCCAGGAACCATACACGTGATTGGCTCATCAGGAACAAATTCCATTCTCCTTTTTGTCTTGATCTTATCTTGTATTGCAATTCTCTGAGACCAATATATCTTGATGTGATCTGATGGAAATATTAGAGAATAAGATAATTTTAGACCCATATATATACAAGATTGGGGTAAGACAAAAGATAATTTAGGAGAATCTTATCATTTTGGGGCATCCGATGCCCAAGCTCAAATTGATTGAGCTTTTGAATTGAGATAAAGATGTAAAATCATACCTAAAGCTATACAAAAAATTTTATGacattcataattattttttaatattatttatccGTCCATTGATTACTTGATGAAGAAAGTAAATTAAGGATAAAATCGGTCTTTTGAAGGTGAGAGAATCAAATGAAAAACAGATATTAAGACCCTTTCTAAgtttaacataaaaataaaataggagcCGTGAAATATCTGTCAAAATTATTGTTATATTACCAGATAATAGAGATCACAGGTTCAAGCTGAGGAAATGACTTCTTACACTAAAAATACAAGATAAGATTGCGTATAAACTATACAGTACAACAGACCTTTGTGGTCCGACAAAAAACCCCGATACCGCTTCTATTCGTCTATTATGTAATTGTTAAGCCAGAGTTCCTTTTGGTCAGATTTTAGCATACAACCTCTACTCGTGAAAAGCTTTAGCAACAACACAGTTTGCTTGCTATTTGAGACATTGGTGTTTTTTTATACGTGTGATCCATATCTTCTGCTTCAACCACTAGTCTATTTCCAGCTTGTGACTTATAACCACTAAAGATTGTTTCTTCAATTTTGTGACAAGATCAAATTACACTTCAACATCAAATGAATTATACGacaattacaagaaaataatgaTGTATTAAAACTCTACTCAATTTTATGCTACATTTTATCATGATACCAACTTAACAGTATGCCATTTGGAAAAGTTAGAACTGGTAAAATTTTACTTGTGTAATTGATAAGAAGTTGTATTTTTCGTTTTTTCGTTAGCCCACTTCATTGTATCCTTCGAAAAGACAAATACTAGGGTCGGACACTTACCTttacttaaattatttaatagaataaatccaaataaatatcctgacaataaagataaaatgagaaTAAACAGCACAGGCAGTGGGGCTAATAAAGGACAATTTACTGTATTCTTTTTCTGATTCTCTCTGCATTTCAATCTTCTTAATGACAAAGTTTAAACTAATTAAAGACGAATCAAAATTTAATGATAATTGATGGAGTAAAGTCTTATCTTTATGCTTATCCAACGCAGCCAGCACCACGGCTACAGATTCCAGATAGCGACGCCACTGAGAATCTACACAACCCTAAACCTCCCGCCGCCGACGATGATTCCTCTTCCTCCACTTCCACCGGCGGCAGAACTCTCCCGTCGGCGAATATCGTCCGTCCGTTCGTCGGCGGCGCGTCGATTACAACACCTTCCAGCTCCGCCGCTGCACCGCCTTCTAGCGCTCTACGTTCGACTTCTAGGTATTCTCCGAGAGATGCCGGCTTGGAGTCGCACTCGTCTCTGCAAAGCCTCCACCACCTCCGCCGTCGGCAATGGCGGCGTTCCTCCTCTTCCACCGCAGCTACTCTGCTCTTCTTAGATTTCCTGCTCTTCCGAGAACTCCCTGCCCCGGCGGAGGTGGAGCTGGTGCTCTCAATGTTCGACTGGCGGTTCTGAGTCATTGATGGAGCTCGGAACGTGATCGTTTGGAATGTAACTCCCATGAGTGTCCCTAATGTTATGCTCCGATCATGGAAAAACGAACCTGTAGACTGTTCGCGGTGTAAAGCGtaaaatttcaaacatatttgcaacaacaacataccctcAGCTTGAAACACATTTGCAATTGAAATAAATGAAAAGTGATTCGGAGTACCTCAGTGTCGAGATCAGAAGAAGAAACAGATGAAATTGTGGGAGAAGAAGGTGGAGGTACCAAATCACTTGCTGGATCCAACATTGCTTGTTCCAATTTAGGGCAGTTGAGGAAAATGTAAGAACAACAAATGAATGTTTTGAGGATAAGCAAAAAGGGTACGATTAAGATTAGAGTAACATGAAAACCTGCAGGTTGGAAGTATTGTTGGGTTTACTTCTTGTGTGCATCATCATCAGTACTGGTCCTGCAGGGTTAAGGGGTAGGGTGGGGGTTAAATTTAGGGGGACACTATGCAATCATACCTTTTTCTTCTTGGTGGAACAGTGGAGCAAAAAGTCCATGTTCCTCTTTTGTGCAAAGGATTTCCCTTTTTAAACTTTATCTTCTTAACCTCTTTTTTTGGTACATTGTTTCTTAATACTAATTTCATAACCTTTGCTTTTCCATGAGTCACaatctttttcacctttttagtaTAGGAATAAGATTTGTGAGAATTATAGTCTCTTCGAATTTCATAGATTAGACcgagtatattattgttgttattgctatttcATAAGCTATGTACTTGACTTGCTACAAGAATAAATTGCTTGTCCGTGTAGTGCATCTTTTCGgattaatcaatttttttcatgtttgtaATTTATCCTTAGATAAGTCGTTAACTTTCGGTAAATATCTACGATCTTCAATGATAATCTTACATGTCCTCCTCTTCGATAAATATGAAAAGTTGATAATAAGTTTACAATCTGTTTTTAATCCCACAACTTTTCTAGTGTCCACTGTTTAACAGTCAATGGAATGTGATTCTCCTCCTTTTTTTTGCCCTCTCTTGTTGGTTGATGCATCACATCAAAAAAAGCCTTGGCCTGTGGAGCTACAAATTACAACTCATGAATCGTGATTTTGACATTAATTTTCATCATGACCGACacaatgaaaatttcaaaattattgaaCGGGATTTAggtggagaaaaaataatttggaAGCTTATGATCACTATGAGTGCGATCATTCAATCATTCTACTTAAAAAATTAACCTCAAATTAGTTAGGCTTGCTATTTACTCTAAAGCGAATTTCATTCATTGATAAAATCATATGCGCCGTATAAGGCAAATTGTAAGTGTTTCTTTTTGAAATTGGAGCCTTGAAATTGAATTTGGGAAGAAATAGAGTTTTTGTTTCTCTTGAGAATGGAGAGGAGAAAGAGccataaaaaattgataattgatgAGTAAATAATGCTTATAGAGTGATTTAAGTCGCACGGTGGGGTTTGAGGTGAAGAAGAGATCAAATTAtccctaaaaaaatttaaaaaaattacaggAATTTCTCAATTGATGATTTCAGTTGACGGGCCATCAACTAGACTTCAGTTGACAgcccatcaactagttgatggcccGTCAACTCCCATCGTCAACCTCCGGCAGATTTTGAGCTTCACTAACTAAGGCTGACGACTTCAGTTGACAGTCCTCAACTCGTTGATGGCCTGTCAACTCCCATCATCAACCTCTAGCAGATTTTGAGCTTCACTAACTAAGGCTGACGACTTCAGTTGACAGTCCGTCAACTAATTGACGGCTCGTCAACTCCCATTGTCAATCTTTGGCATACATACACTCtcaagtaaaatgagcataactttcttcTCCACTATCGGATTAAGAGTAAAAttagatgtgttggaaagaagactcgaagatctttcatttggtatatagtaggacacctaaCTAGTTATATTCTATGAGTAATAATTGTTGGAAGTTGGCCCAGGTAGGAACgtctactaaaactcaatcggtagaaaagttttcaactcaactttgagttaggagatttttatgacctcaattCATCTCCAGATATGCTCCCACACTATAAAATTTATCATcgcacttatatttatatatatatatcattgggTTCAGATCTATACACGTAAGAATGACGGTTCAAATTCTCGCCCAAAAATGTGGAATATTACATTTAGGAATAGAGGAAGTACTAAAAGGCGATCAGTTTCATCAATATTTACGTATTAAATTAGAGTTTCATGTCTAGTACATATATGTATAGGTGCATATATGTGAAGAACATTCTTCCTTCTCTTTGAACTTCAAAGAACTCCCCTTGTTTCTTAGCAAATAAGTATCATCAATAATATTTCTCGCACTTAATTATAAATCAACTATTTTCATTAAAGTAGCAAGAATTGTAGTAACAAGACAGAAAGATGTTTCAATTGTAActtaaatatgattattttagatcacttatttaatttttcttataaaatttatttagaagAGTGATTGTTTagtcatatttttattaatagttATCGAAGTAGCTAACTACTATCGCCAACTAATGAAATCTTAATAAGTGACACGTGATGCACGTGCGATGTACATGCAACGCACAAGATGTACGTGCAGCGCACGAGATGCACGTACAGCGTACAAGATGCACGTAGAagttaaatttattaaatatacttGAAACCTTCTATTAAGAATCGAGCAATTGAAGTGTCAATGAGATTTCTGGGCATTTTATTTAGCCGTATGAATTTGAACGTAGGTAATTTTTATCCCACCGCAACGACATCAACAAAATTCTCTAGTTTTGtgttattataatttaaaattttgttactTCCTTTTCATCTAAGATTGTGAAGAGAATATCAATCTATCAACTCGAAGTTCTAGATTCTTTGCACATTAAAaggtaaaatatttttctctttgcACTTTGATTATGCTATAGTATATGTGTTATTGCCGTAAAGAGAATATACTTCTATCAAATTAATATTTATGCAACATTAACTccaatttttctataattatgaAAAAACGAGGAATTTATTGAAGGGGAAATGGTCGGTGACGACTACCAAAGTAGTGATCATTATTATTGTGTGTATAGCTTTTTAATTTGATTAGTTCTGACCATTGTTTTACTTTTCAGGAGCAGAAAAAAATTAGAGGACTCAATTACTACTATCTTAGAAGATCTCAAGATGTACATTGCAAATAGCAAAACCTTGTCATTTTAATCAATATCTTAGGAGGGTAACCAATAATTTTGCAACTGAGAATGAGCTTAGTCGTGATGGCTTGGAGTTGTTTACAAAGGCGTAACTGAAGATGGAAGTCAAATTACAGTGAAGAAAATGGAATTTGTCATTATCAATCACAAGGCATTGAATGAATTTCAGGTAGAAATAGATGCGCTTTTCAGGTTCGACATAGCCATTTAGTTTCGCTCTTGGGTTACTCAGTTGAAGAAAATGAGAGGCTTTTGATATATGAATTTATGTCACAGAGCGCTCTGAGTAGACATGTTTTCCGTTGGAAGATTTTGAACTTAGAACCTTTGTCTGGATAAAGAAAATCAATATTGTTATAGATGTTTCTCGAGGAATGAAGTATCTTCATAATCTGAAACGCCATAGATTCATACATCGTGACCTCAAATTATCATATATTCTTCTAGATGATGATTTTAGGACAAAAATTTCTGATTTTGAACTAGTGAAATTCTTTCCCGACAAAGAAAGGTCTGTTGCAACAAAGCTTGCAAAAACGTTTGGATACCTTGCTcctaaatatgatattaaatGTGCATTTTGTCATTGATACTTATTTCATTTTGACTGTTCTGATAAGTATTGGCATTTTAGCATCaatgtgttttaaaaaaaataaaaattggtaaCCTTTTGCACGAGTAGATCTCTACCTTAACGGAATCAATTACACTCTTAGTTGCTTCGTTTTTATcgtaataaaattttactttgtCTCTACAGTGACAGAAAAAGTCACACCTAAAATAGATGTATTTAGCTTTGGGATCGTGTTGATGGAGCTTATGACTGAACTAACTGTCTTTGATGAGAATCAATCTGAGGAGACTTGATATCTTATTGAGTGgttctgaaaaataaaatcaaatgaaGAAAATCTTCTTGCTTTTGTTGACCCAACTCTTGACGCGAAGGAAGAGATCTACAAGAGCATTTGCATTGTGGCTGATTAGTTGGACATTGCCTTGTCAGAGACCCCATTCACAAACCTAACATGTCACGCATTATGAATATGCTTGGCCAACTAGTTGAGTCTTGAAAACCTGTAGAAGAATCCAATGAACATTCAGAAATTGACTGCCCTTTTTTACTGTAAGAAATGGTGAAGAACCGGCGAGATGAAGATTTAGACGCTGAATACTTTACTGTTACTAGTCAATCAAGGACGGCTCAAGAATGTTTGGGGCCTAAAGCGA encodes the following:
- the LOC107862219 gene encoding uncharacterized protein At3g17950 codes for the protein MLDPASDLVPPPSSPTISSVSSSDLDTESTGSFFHDRSITLGTLMGVTFQTITFRAPSMTQNRQSNIESTSSTSAGAGSSRKSRKSKKSRVAAVEEEERRHCRRRRWWRLCRDECDSKPASLGEYLEVERRALEGGAAAELEGVVIDAPPTNGRTIFADGRVLPPVEVEEEESSSAAGGLGLCRFSVASLSGICSRGAGCVG